From a region of the Anomalospiza imberbis isolate Cuckoo-Finch-1a 21T00152 chromosome 3, ASM3175350v1, whole genome shotgun sequence genome:
- the C3H1orf131 gene encoding uncharacterized protein C1orf131 homolog, producing MSGATEAAGAHTPAHLPAAAAMGPREPRRRLEAVLGALYDLGGCTAPGRALRRHQGPPWGPGRGPGVGAQERSGGGAELTRGMCLAQTQIVNEEKNAVRQEFNFEKARLEVHKFGITGYKKQEQRVWEQERAIMLGAKPPKKVHVNYRTYQEKLKEKKAVKDADKEKEHKGDSVKKKKKQKEQKER from the exons ATGTCGGGTGCGACGGAAGCCGCCGGGGCTCACACGCCGGCCCACCTGCCCGCCGCGGCAGCCATGGGACCGCGGGAGCCGCGCCGCCGACTGGAGGCGGTGCTCGGTGCCCTCTACGACCTGGGTGGGTGcacggcgccgggccgggcgctgCGCCGGCACCAAGGTCCTCCCTGGGGGCCGGGGAGGGGGCCGGGCGTGGGCGCTCAGgagcggagcggcggcggcgcggagcTGACCCGCGGCATGTGCTTGGCACAG ACCCAAATAGtgaatgaagagaaaaatgcagtCAGGCAAGAATTTAACTTTGAAAAG GCTCGCCTGGAAGTGCACAAGTTTGGAATCACTGGCTACAAGAAGCAGGAGCAACGTGTTTGGGAACAGGAGCGTGCTATCATGCTAGGAGCCAAG CCCCCCAAAAAGGTACATGTGAACTACAGGACTTACCAAGAGaagctgaaagagaaaaaagcagtgaaagatGCTGATAAAGAAAAG GAACACAAAGGTGATTCCgttaagaagaagaagaagcagaaagaacAGAAGGAGAGGTGA